The Prosthecobacter vanneervenii region CCGCTGGCCAGCGCACGGGTGTAGTCGGTGGTGGTCTTCACGCTGTCCTTCACCGCATTGGTCATGTCTTCGCGCATGCGGTTCAGCGTCATGGCAAATTCCGCATCCACGCGCTGCTGATGCGCGGCGGCGCGCTTGTCCAGATTGTCGGCCTGCTCCTTGATCTGCCTGGAGAGCGCATTGAGGTCCACCAGGAAGTCCTTCTGCGCATTGGCCACCGCCTTCACCAGCGTGTCCATGATGCCTGCGGTGTCACCGCCGGCGATGCTGCCGCCGTCATTCAGGCGCGGGAGCAGCACCTCATTGCAAAAGGCGTCGATGTCATTGAGGCAATCGTCCTCAGACTTCATCATCGCATTCAGCGGGAAGTTCAGGCTCATGGCCAGCACGAGGCCGAGCAGCGTGGCGTCAAATGCCGTGCCCAGACCACCCGTCACGGCACCCAGCGTGGACGTCACCTGCTTGAGGTCCGTCATGTTGCTGAAGTTCATCCCGCCGATGGCGTGGGAGAGACCGATGACGGTGCCGATGAAGCCCAGGATGGGGATGGCCCAGAGGAAGGCCTTGAGCAGCGAGTAGCTGCCGCCGATGCGCATGCTGTCGATGTCCGACTGGCTGGAGAGCATGTTGGAGACATCGCCCGTGTTCTGCTTCACCTCAAAGAGCTCCAGCGCCTTGCGGATGCGGTTCACCATCATGCTGTCGCGCAGGCGGTGCGGCAGCTTGTAGAGGTTGTCGATGAAGTGGCCCACGTTGTCGCGGTTGATCTCCGCGCCCAGCTCCCACGGCAGCACGTCCAGAAGCAGGGCTTTGCGCTGGTGGCGCAGCTTCTGCAGCTTGAGGTAAAGGATGGACATGGACCACGTGAAGAAGAGCGTGTTCGTAAAGCTCACGAGCATGTGCTTGAAGAACAGCGATGCCACAAACTGCATTGTGGTGTAGGTGGCGGGCGCGGTGCTCTCTGGTGCCTTGAAAGGATACAAAATGGCGATCCAGAGGGCAAAGAGCCCGAAACCGATGCCAAAGCTCAGCAGTGCATTCGGATTCGTGGGATCGATCTCCTCCCACCCGCCGCGCTCCCCCTGATGCTGCTGCGTTGTGGTGTTGCCAATGATCGGCTGGGGCGGTGCGCTGGCACCATGCTCATACTCGGCGCCAAAGGCATCGTTCTCCACCGGGGCCGGAGGCGTGATGCCGCCGCTGGGCGCAGGCAGACCGGAAGGCGAAGGCAGGCCCGAAGGTGCTGGCAGCCCTGCTCCCGCCATGGCCGGAATGCTCAGCTTGGTGTCGCATCCAGGGCAGCGTACAATTTTACCAGCCATCTCGGGCTCGGCCTTGAGCTGCATGTCACATGTAGGGCATTTGAACGTCACTGATGATTTCCTCCTGAGTGTGTTTTGAAATGAAAGCGCTGGGGTCTGACGAGAACGTACTCAAACCCATGATCATTTCTTGGGGTGAAATCCAGTGAAGCTGTAAAGATACCAGTGTACCTGACAAAAAGGTACCAGAGAACCGGCCAAATGTATCACTTTTGACCAAGCCTCATGGAAGCTCGAAAAAGGAGGTGGTATTTGGCGCTACGCACATGCCCAAAACAGGCAGGGCGCTTGGTCCTCCAAGCACCGTCTCTCGCAGGCTGATGGACACTCTTGATGCCACGTGACCAGCTTCACCACGCAGACCTCTCGCGGCTGGTTGAGGACAACCAGCCCTACCCATCGCGTCATGCACGCTCAACGCATCGCGCATGCCCGGCGCAGGTAGGGCGCTTGGTCCTCCAAGCGCCGTCACCCTCAGGCTGATGGGTTCTCTCGATGCCTCATACCACATCCACCTCGCAGACCTCTCGCGGCTGGTTGGGGACAACCAGCCCTACCCATCGCGTCATGCACGCTGAACGCATCGCGCATGCCCGGCGCAGGTAGGGCGCTTGGTCCTCCAAGCGCCGTCGCTCGCAGGCTGATTGGTTCTCTCGATGCCTCATACCACATCCACCTCGCAGACCTCTCGCGGCTGGTTGGGGACAACCAGCCCTACCCATCGCGTCATGCACGCTC contains the following coding sequences:
- a CDS encoding MotA/TolQ/ExbB proton channel family protein, producing MQLKAEPEMAGKIVRCPGCDTKLSIPAMAGAGLPAPSGLPSPSGLPAPSGGITPPAPVENDAFGAEYEHGASAPPQPIIGNTTTQQHQGERGGWEEIDPTNPNALLSFGIGFGLFALWIAILYPFKAPESTAPATYTTMQFVASLFFKHMLVSFTNTLFFTWSMSILYLKLQKLRHQRKALLLDVLPWELGAEINRDNVGHFIDNLYKLPHRLRDSMMVNRIRKALELFEVKQNTGDVSNMLSSQSDIDSMRIGGSYSLLKAFLWAIPILGFIGTVIGLSHAIGGMNFSNMTDLKQVTSTLGAVTGGLGTAFDATLLGLVLAMSLNFPLNAMMKSEDDCLNDIDAFCNEVLLPRLNDGGSIAGGDTAGIMDTLVKAVANAQKDFLVDLNALSRQIKEQADNLDKRAAAHQQRVDAEFAMTLNRMREDMTNAVKDSVKTTTDYTRALASGIQSLNSLLSELGGKQILIHQVKKKGWFSSK